One genomic segment of Paenibacillus durus includes these proteins:
- the tadA gene encoding tRNA adenosine(34) deaminase TadA, whose translation MDNCENGTCLGQQKEHERWMSEAIAEARKAEALGEVPIGAVIVRRGEIIGRGYNLRETTMDSTAHAEMVAIREASAALNSWRLLECTLYVTLEPCPMCAGAIVQSRVPLTVYGTPDPKAGCAGTLMNLLEEPRFNHRTEVISGIMREECAELLTSFFRRLRQVRLQKSAREE comes from the coding sequence TTGGACAATTGCGAGAACGGAACATGCCTTGGGCAGCAGAAAGAACATGAGCGCTGGATGAGCGAGGCAATCGCGGAAGCGCGCAAAGCGGAGGCGCTGGGCGAAGTTCCGATCGGTGCGGTCATCGTCCGGCGGGGCGAAATTATCGGAAGAGGGTATAATTTGCGCGAAACGACAATGGATTCCACCGCGCATGCGGAAATGGTGGCGATTCGGGAAGCCAGCGCCGCGCTGAACTCTTGGCGCCTGCTGGAATGCACCTTATACGTTACACTCGAACCATGTCCGATGTGCGCTGGAGCAATCGTACAATCGAGGGTTCCGCTCACCGTGTACGGCACGCCTGATCCCAAGGCGGGCTGCGCAGGCACATTAATGAATCTGCTGGAGGAACCGCGGTTCAATCACCGGACCGAAGTCATATCCGGCATCATGCGGGAAGAATGCGCAGAACTCCTCACATCCTTCTTCCGCCGGCTGCGGCAGGTACGCCTACAAAAGAGCGCCAGGGAGGAATAA
- a CDS encoding small acid-soluble spore protein P, with the protein MSKPKTIQVPGTQPSGDREQQRYDQEGPEPLSGSKKVKQANHVSHNNPQG; encoded by the coding sequence ATGAGCAAGCCGAAGACGATCCAGGTTCCCGGAACACAGCCGTCTGGGGATAGAGAACAGCAGCGTTATGACCAAGAAGGTCCCGAGCCGCTTTCCGGCTCCAAAAAGGTAAAGCAAGCCAATCACGTCAGTCATAATAATCCGCAAGGATAA
- a CDS encoding ATP-binding protein — translation MSIKTKLSAIIFGSVLLILALNLTLNSYATRNNMRSEIERNMKTAAMQIAVSVEQSNYSSKYAEHLLAQNLRIAAILISQELDPDIVNVSNAELKALASKVGVSNISLLVRTKDNIVVKKSSDPKERDLPTKGWGYWYTAFVDLFEGREVSVAKGQRMEHFWSGPFEYSSSNPEFIEKWGYYFDGRSNYIIDPYIRSTSISDYVRIMSPEEIVKQTMKVNPDILEITGINPSTFGSSTMAPDGTDSVNVKLRNRPIMYGTYRFGNVEQDKHAVQQALAKQEPVMMDTMVRGARVLKSFIPVTLPDSGAYVISVVIDYSVISSVIKEQLWNNIRISLLLLAVFLGGSYIVAGFIIRPIQAILAKVQDVSRGKFEPPLEVGSRDELGQLALRINAMTRNLALHTSRLRQTVEENRKVKEHLESVINGTSDAIHTADMSGTVISVNRAFEELYGWKEREVVGSTIRLVPDSVLKEEETRLQWLIKGAHLAPTETLRLKRDGSVVEVSVSTSVIRDEEGKPVSFVHVSRDMTERNRMEELLRQSEKLTTVGQLAAGVAHEIRNPLTTLRGFLQLQREKNMLVPLHVDLMLSELERINLIVSEFLILAKPQAVRFQQKDVRHVLHDVISLLDSQAHLHNIEVKDRFEVSPAMVHCEENQLKQVFINIIKNGIESMSSGGTITLEQKRIGDSIVIVITDEGEGIPENILPKLGQPFFSNKETGTGLGLMISQRIIQAHKGMMEIESQVGRGTSVTIVLPAAKESAEPINEETGDGKETE, via the coding sequence TTGTCCATAAAAACGAAGCTTTCGGCAATTATTTTTGGCTCCGTGCTGCTCATTTTGGCGTTGAATTTGACCCTTAATTCCTATGCAACTCGCAATAATATGCGAAGCGAGATCGAGAGAAATATGAAGACGGCGGCCATGCAGATTGCGGTTTCCGTAGAACAGAGTAATTACAGCTCCAAATATGCAGAACATTTGCTGGCGCAAAACTTGCGGATAGCTGCTATTTTAATATCCCAAGAATTGGACCCGGATATCGTAAACGTTTCGAATGCCGAGTTGAAGGCTCTGGCCTCGAAAGTGGGCGTTTCCAATATATCGCTGCTTGTCAGAACCAAGGATAACATTGTAGTTAAGAAATCTTCCGACCCCAAAGAACGCGACTTACCCACAAAAGGCTGGGGATATTGGTATACGGCTTTTGTCGACCTGTTCGAAGGACGGGAAGTATCGGTAGCCAAAGGGCAGAGGATGGAGCATTTCTGGTCCGGTCCTTTTGAATACTCTTCCTCGAACCCCGAGTTCATCGAGAAATGGGGCTATTACTTTGACGGGCGAAGCAATTACATTATCGACCCGTATATTCGCAGCACTTCAATCAGCGACTATGTTAGAATAATGAGTCCGGAAGAAATTGTGAAGCAGACCATGAAGGTTAACCCTGATATTTTGGAGATTACGGGCATCAATCCCTCCACATTCGGCTCTTCCACCATGGCTCCGGACGGAACAGACAGCGTAAATGTCAAACTGCGCAATCGGCCGATCATGTACGGCACCTATCGTTTCGGTAACGTAGAGCAGGATAAACATGCGGTGCAGCAAGCTTTGGCTAAACAAGAGCCCGTCATGATGGATACGATGGTGCGCGGAGCAAGGGTGCTCAAGAGCTTTATTCCTGTTACCCTGCCGGATTCAGGCGCCTATGTCATTAGCGTGGTGATCGACTACTCGGTTATCTCTTCGGTTATTAAGGAACAATTGTGGAATAACATCCGGATTTCTCTCCTGCTGCTTGCGGTCTTCCTGGGGGGAAGCTACATCGTGGCAGGCTTTATTATTCGGCCCATTCAGGCAATACTTGCCAAAGTTCAGGATGTGTCCCGTGGAAAGTTCGAGCCGCCGCTTGAGGTAGGAAGCAGAGATGAACTGGGGCAGCTGGCGCTGCGGATCAACGCGATGACGCGGAATCTTGCCCTGCACACAAGCCGGCTCAGGCAGACAGTGGAGGAGAACCGGAAGGTAAAAGAGCATCTGGAGTCGGTAATTAACGGCACTTCCGATGCGATTCATACGGCGGATATGAGCGGAACAGTGATAAGCGTGAACCGGGCTTTTGAAGAGCTGTATGGTTGGAAGGAGCGGGAGGTCGTGGGAAGCACCATCCGTCTCGTCCCTGACTCCGTGCTGAAAGAAGAGGAGACCCGGCTTCAGTGGCTAATCAAGGGGGCACATCTGGCTCCGACCGAGACGCTTCGATTGAAACGGGACGGGAGCGTAGTTGAAGTCAGCGTAAGCACCTCGGTTATACGGGACGAAGAGGGCAAGCCGGTGTCCTTCGTGCATGTTTCCCGCGACATGACGGAGCGCAACCGGATGGAAGAGCTATTGAGACAATCCGAGAAGCTTACTACCGTCGGCCAGCTTGCCGCCGGTGTGGCGCATGAAATCCGGAATCCGCTGACGACGCTCCGGGGATTTTTACAGCTGCAGAGGGAGAAAAATATGCTTGTCCCCCTGCATGTGGATTTGATGCTCTCTGAGCTGGAGCGGATCAATCTGATCGTCAGCGAATTTCTTATATTGGCCAAGCCGCAGGCGGTGCGGTTTCAGCAAAAGGACGTCCGCCATGTTCTGCATGATGTGATCTCCTTGCTGGACAGTCAGGCTCATTTGCATAATATCGAGGTTAAGGACCGGTTTGAAGTAAGTCCGGCAATGGTACACTGTGAAGAGAACCAGTTGAAGCAGGTATTTATCAATATTATCAAAAACGGGATTGAGTCGATGTCTTCGGGTGGAACGATAACGCTCGAGCAGAAACGGATCGGAGATTCCATCGTTATTGTCATTACCGATGAGGGGGAAGGCATACCCGAGAATATTTTGCCGAAGCTGGGTCAGCCGTTCTTTTCCAATAAGGAGACGGGCACGGGACTTGGCCTGATGATCAGCCAGCGGATTATCCAAGCGCATAAAGGAATGATGGAGATTGAAAGTCAGGTCGGGCGGGGAACCTCGGTAACGATTGTGCTGCCGGCAGCCAAAGAGAGTGCGGAACCTATCAATGAGGAGACGGGCGATGGAAAAGAAACGGAGTGA
- a CDS encoding GNAT family N-acetyltransferase: MSFNLTNQSVGIYLAPIRPQNAESLLELRLRNRSVHSRYEPKREESFFTLTGQKRLILQRMEEEELDRAYMFGIYSSEEKRLIGQITINNIVRGVGQFADLGYFIDHAQQGRGYMTGAVGLAANYAFQSLGLHRLQAAILLQNDASRRVLEKNGFQVEGIARRFLKIDGQWQDHRTYALLADEVTSQGNRPI, from the coding sequence ATGTCTTTCAATTTAACTAATCAATCGGTAGGTATTTATCTGGCCCCGATTCGGCCTCAGAACGCGGAGAGCCTGCTGGAACTGCGCTTACGCAACCGCAGCGTCCACAGCCGCTACGAGCCTAAGAGGGAAGAAAGCTTCTTTACACTAACGGGACAGAAGCGTCTCATTCTTCAGCGAATGGAGGAAGAGGAGCTGGACAGAGCGTACATGTTCGGCATCTATTCCTCTGAAGAGAAACGTTTGATCGGACAGATTACAATCAACAATATTGTGCGCGGGGTGGGCCAATTCGCCGATCTTGGCTATTTTATCGATCATGCCCAGCAAGGACGGGGCTACATGACAGGGGCTGTCGGCCTGGCGGCGAACTATGCCTTTCAGTCACTCGGTCTGCACCGGCTGCAAGCTGCCATTCTCTTACAAAATGATGCCTCCAGAAGAGTCTTGGAGAAGAACGGCTTCCAGGTGGAAGGGATAGCCCGCCGTTTTCTTAAGATTGATGGACAGTGGCAGGACCACCGGACCTACGCCCTTTTGGCAGACGAGGTAACCTCCCAGGGAAATCGGCCGATATAA
- the motB gene encoding flagellar motor protein MotB — translation MTKKARHEEHEEHADESWLLPYSDLMTLLVALFLVLYAMSATDAKKFEEMAQAFSSALNGGSGVLDYSSMSPTNGNLDAGKADKMDNVVDKSLGESEIAKLRQKEQEDLEKLKQQFDQYIQNNGLTNLLSTKLNQSQLTITISDNALFASGQARVKPESQQLARAISQMLQQFPNYDVIVQGFTDNIPISNSEYSSNWDLSANRALQFMKILLVNPYLNPEKFSVIGYGEYHPIATNSTAAGRAKNRRVEVAVIRKYQENKGNPPSAK, via the coding sequence GTGACTAAAAAGGCCAGACACGAGGAGCATGAGGAGCATGCCGACGAATCATGGCTCCTTCCCTATTCCGACCTGATGACGCTCTTGGTCGCCCTGTTTCTTGTGCTGTATGCCATGAGTGCGACGGACGCGAAGAAATTCGAGGAGATGGCCCAAGCCTTCAGCAGTGCCCTTAACGGAGGGTCTGGCGTGCTGGATTATTCGTCAATGTCTCCTACCAACGGCAACCTGGATGCGGGCAAAGCTGATAAAATGGATAATGTTGTCGATAAGAGCCTCGGCGAATCGGAAATTGCCAAGCTGCGTCAAAAGGAGCAGGAAGATCTGGAGAAGCTCAAGCAGCAGTTCGACCAGTATATCCAGAATAACGGCCTTACCAATTTGCTAAGCACGAAGCTGAATCAATCACAGCTCACGATTACGATCAGTGACAATGCTCTATTCGCCTCCGGACAAGCTAGAGTCAAGCCGGAATCGCAGCAGCTCGCAAGAGCCATCTCACAAATGCTGCAGCAGTTCCCCAATTATGATGTGATCGTTCAAGGATTTACGGATAATATTCCGATCTCCAACAGCGAATACTCTTCCAACTGGGACCTCAGTGCTAACCGCGCCCTGCAGTTCATGAAGATTTTGCTGGTGAATCCTTATCTGAATCCGGAGAAATTCAGCGTGATTGGTTATGGGGAATACCATCCGATTGCCACCAACTCAACCGCGGCGGGACGGGCCAAGAACCGCCGGGTAGAAGTGGCTGTTATCCGTAAGTATCAGGAAAATAAGGGAAACCCGCCATCCGCCAAATGA
- the serS gene encoding serine--tRNA ligase — translation MLDVKILRTDYAKVEQALDKRGKSQDLISGFPVLDLRRRELLQETESLKNRRNTVSGEVAKRKKSGEPADELIAEMRNVSDRIKELDDEVRELENQISELMLSIPNIPHESVPVGKSEEENKEVRRWSQPREFGFAPKSHWELAQNLDILDFEAAAKVTGSRFVFYKGLGARLERAVINFMMDLHSGEHHYEEMLPPYIVNKDSLYGTGQLPKFEEDLFKLRDTEYYLIPTAEVPVTNYYREEILNASDLPKYFVAYSSCFRSEAGSAGRDTRGLIRQHQFNKVELVKLTSPESSYEELEKMTADAESVLQLLELPYRVLALCTGDMGFTAAKTYDLEVWLPESGMYREISSCSNTEDFQARRANIRFRKEPKAKPEFVHTLNGSALAVGRTVAAILENYQQEDGSVLIPERLQPYMGNIKMIRPKANQ, via the coding sequence GTGTTAGATGTTAAAATATTGCGCACCGATTATGCTAAGGTGGAGCAGGCGCTCGACAAGCGGGGCAAATCGCAGGATTTGATCTCCGGATTTCCGGTGCTGGATCTTCGCCGCCGCGAATTGCTACAGGAAACCGAAAGCCTGAAGAACCGCCGGAATACTGTCTCGGGCGAGGTTGCCAAGCGGAAGAAGAGCGGAGAGCCGGCTGACGAGCTAATCGCCGAAATGCGAAATGTATCCGATCGGATCAAAGAATTGGATGATGAAGTGCGCGAACTGGAAAATCAAATCTCCGAGCTGATGCTGAGCATTCCGAACATTCCTCATGAATCGGTGCCGGTCGGCAAATCCGAAGAAGAGAATAAAGAGGTTCGCCGCTGGTCGCAGCCGCGTGAGTTCGGCTTTGCACCCAAGTCACATTGGGAGCTGGCGCAGAACCTGGATATCCTTGATTTTGAGGCTGCAGCGAAGGTAACGGGATCGCGTTTCGTTTTTTATAAAGGTCTTGGAGCCCGTCTGGAACGCGCGGTGATTAATTTTATGATGGACCTGCACAGCGGAGAGCATCATTACGAGGAAATGCTGCCGCCGTATATTGTCAATAAGGACAGCCTGTACGGCACGGGACAGCTTCCTAAATTCGAAGAAGACCTATTCAAGCTGCGCGACACGGAATATTATCTGATTCCAACGGCCGAGGTTCCAGTTACGAACTATTATCGGGAAGAGATTCTGAATGCATCCGATTTGCCGAAATATTTTGTCGCTTATAGCTCCTGCTTCCGTTCGGAAGCCGGCTCGGCGGGACGGGATACCCGAGGGCTGATCCGCCAGCATCAATTCAATAAGGTAGAGCTGGTCAAGCTGACATCGCCGGAATCCTCGTACGAAGAGCTTGAGAAAATGACGGCTGACGCCGAAAGCGTACTGCAGCTGCTGGAACTGCCTTACCGTGTGCTTGCGCTCTGTACGGGCGATATGGGCTTTACGGCAGCGAAAACCTACGACCTGGAAGTATGGCTGCCGGAAAGCGGCATGTACCGGGAAATCTCGTCCTGCTCGAACACCGAGGACTTCCAAGCCCGGCGGGCCAATATCCGGTTCCGCAAGGAACCGAAAGCCAAGCCAGAATTCGTGCACACGCTCAATGGCTCGGCTTTGGCGGTAGGGCGCACGGTTGCCGCGATTCTGGAGAATTATCAGCAGGAGGACGGCAGCGTCCTTATTCCGGAGCGTCTTCAGCCTTATATGGGCAATATTAAAATGATCCGGCCAAAAGCGAACCAATAA
- the rluF gene encoding 23S rRNA pseudouridine(2604) synthase RluF — translation MRINKFISETGFCSRREADKLVESGRVTINGERAVLGSQAEAGDDVRIDGKRLLSESKTVYIALNKPVGITSTTESHIKGNIVDFVGHHERIFPIGRLDKDSEGLILLTNDGDIVNKILRAEGRHEKEYVVTVDRPITPSFIAGMSSGVKILGAKTLPCQVTRITERVFRIVLTEGKNRQIRRMCSAFGYEVRRLQRIRIMNIRLGSLQVGAWRDLTTAEKAELGDMLSYKLL, via the coding sequence ATGAGAATTAACAAGTTTATCAGCGAGACCGGCTTCTGCTCACGGCGTGAGGCGGACAAACTGGTGGAAAGCGGCCGGGTGACCATTAATGGCGAACGGGCCGTGCTCGGCAGCCAGGCTGAGGCGGGAGATGATGTGCGCATAGATGGAAAAAGACTATTGAGTGAATCCAAGACCGTCTATATCGCCCTGAACAAGCCGGTAGGCATAACCTCCACGACAGAGAGTCATATTAAAGGGAATATCGTTGATTTTGTCGGGCATCATGAGCGGATCTTCCCAATCGGACGGCTGGATAAGGATTCGGAAGGACTGATCCTGCTGACCAACGACGGGGATATTGTCAACAAAATACTGCGTGCTGAAGGCCGGCATGAGAAGGAATATGTCGTCACCGTCGACCGCCCGATTACACCTTCCTTTATCGCCGGAATGTCCAGCGGGGTAAAGATTCTCGGAGCGAAGACACTGCCCTGCCAGGTTACCCGGATAACGGAGCGGGTATTCCGCATTGTTCTGACCGAAGGCAAGAACCGGCAGATCCGCCGGATGTGCAGTGCTTTCGGGTATGAAGTCCGGCGGCTGCAGCGCATCCGAATCATGAATATCCGCTTAGGCAGCCTGCAGGTAGGCGCATGGCGCGATCTGACAACAGCGGAGAAGGCGGAGCTTGGAGATATGCTAAGCTACAAGCTTCTGTAA